One Thermodesulfobacteriota bacterium DNA window includes the following coding sequences:
- the lptE gene encoding LPS assembly lipoprotein LptE — MPVKIFLTLIVVTLILSSCGYQIVKERGLYSGEIKSIYLSGFRNETFDPHISMYVTQAFSSELISLGIFDINRPAFDAKLEGLIRKITVTPRTLDKRGFALEKNLEMELEISLTAKDGTLIKRWLLTDTEIFRADNPNYEDYYKREAIQRAAAKIARRFSSLILMEY, encoded by the coding sequence ATGCCAGTGAAAATCTTTTTAACCCTTATTGTAGTTACTCTCATTCTTTCCTCATGCGGTTATCAAATCGTCAAAGAAAGGGGTCTATATAGTGGTGAGATAAAATCGATATACCTCTCCGGTTTTAGGAATGAAACCTTCGATCCCCACATATCAATGTACGTGACACAGGCATTCTCGTCCGAACTTATATCTCTGGGCATCTTCGACATAAATAGACCCGCCTTCGATGCAAAACTCGAAGGTCTTATACGGAAGATTACAGTAACACCTAGAACTCTGGATAAAAGAGGGTTTGCACTGGAAAAAAACCTAGAGATGGAGCTTGAGATCTCGCTTACGGCCAAAGATGGAACACTAATAAAGAGATGGCTCCTTACGGACACTGAAATTTTTAGGGCAGATAACCCTAACTACGAGGATTACTACAAAAGGGAGGCGATTCAGAGGGCCGCAGCGAAGATTGCAAGACGGTTCTCCTCCCTCATCCTTATGGAGTACTAA
- the rpsT gene encoding 30S ribosomal protein S20: protein MKKKKNKSALKRARQAEARRIRNASIKSAMKTYMKKALLAIQEKKDPKTIDELVRKAISMIDKAKSKGVIHRRTASRKISRFTKKVNKLLQGSA, encoded by the coding sequence TTGAAGAAAAAGAAGAATAAGTCGGCTTTAAAGAGGGCGAGACAGGCTGAAGCAAGAAGGATAAGGAATGCCAGCATCAAATCGGCAATGAAGACGTACATGAAGAAGGCCCTTCTTGCGATCCAAGAGAAAAAAGATCCTAAAACAATAGACGAGCTAGTAAGAAAGGCCATTTCTATGATCGATAAAGCAAAAAGCAAAGGCGTTATCCACAGAAGGACAGCATCCAGAAAGATTTCAAGGTTCACAAAAAAGGTAAATAAGCTCCTTCAAGGAAGTGCCTGA
- a CDS encoding PxxKW family cysteine-rich protein, whose translation MVCQTVKKGVECVFMKKTGCSFNGGSCYPIVENCEGCARVKEFDSGKYCLSFPYPALKWQNGLCPMATHVKRVVKQEEQKINPLKASKRSAGRK comes from the coding sequence ATGGTTTGCCAAACAGTAAAGAAAGGTGTGGAATGCGTCTTTATGAAAAAGACTGGTTGCTCCTTCAACGGTGGTTCTTGTTATCCAATTGTGGAAAATTGTGAAGGTTGTGCCAGGGTTAAGGAATTTGATTCAGGAAAGTATTGTCTGAGTTTTCCATACCCAGCACTGAAATGGCAGAATGGTCTTTGCCCGATGGCCACCCATGTGAAGAGGGTTGTAAAGCAGGAAGAACAGAAGATAAATCCTCTTAAAGCATCAAAAAGGAGTGCTGGAAGGAAGTGA
- a CDS encoding CoA-binding protein, giving the protein MPLLETDDSIRKILETARKVAVFGITKDPNKPSNFVPKALKEKGFSLVGINPRYAGQQIEGIKVFGSLSEVSEEIDVVLVFRRPEDLPEIVNQAELKGFRTFWMQPGTVNEAVKEDLINKGYNVVARRCMKIEAERLLR; this is encoded by the coding sequence ATGCCTCTTTTGGAAACCGACGACAGTATCAGAAAGATTCTAGAGACCGCGAGAAAAGTTGCTGTCTTTGGTATAACTAAAGATCCAAACAAACCCAGTAATTTCGTACCAAAAGCTCTAAAAGAAAAAGGATTCTCTCTTGTAGGTATCAATCCGAGATATGCGGGCCAACAAATAGAAGGAATAAAAGTTTTTGGTTCTTTATCCGAGGTTTCTGAAGAAATAGATGTCGTTTTGGTATTTAGGCGACCAGAGGATCTGCCTGAAATAGTAAATCAGGCCGAACTCAAAGGGTTTAGAACATTTTGGATGCAACCTGGCACTGTAAACGAGGCCGTAAAAGAAGATCTCATAAACAAAGGTTATAATGTGGTTGCAAGAAGGTGTATGAAAATAGAGGCCGAGAGGTTACTGAGATGA